From the genome of Xylocopilactobacillus apis:
TAGCTAATTTAATCTTTTTTGCGCGGATGCAAAAGGATTTGGGTAAGAGAATTCGTTTAAAAGATCTTAGTTTTAAAAATAAGTATTTAAAATCTGCAATAATTGTTGTTATTCCATTGTTAGCAACTAAGGTTTACACATCTTTTGATCAAACTTTAGTTAAATTTCTTTCTAATGCAGTTCAATTATCGTATTATTCACAGGTTCAAGTTTTGATCACTGCTGTTTATACAGTTATTGCGTCAACAAGTTCTATATTGATGCCAAAATTAGCTGAACTGGAAGCTAAGCAGTCAAAAGATCAAATGCTGAAATTATTAAAAAAATCTCTTCAATATACGTTAATTTTATCGCTATTTTGTGCTGCTGGTTTAATGGTAAATGCACATGACTTTATGCTTTGGTATTCTGGACCAAGATATTACGATAGTATTAATAATTTATTTTTTGCTTCAATGATTGTAGTTTTTATTCCAGTCGGTGGGGTATTTAGTAATCAATATTTATTAGCAGAAGGAAAATATGTGCGCTATTCAGTTCCTACTTTACTTGCAGCTGGGATTTCTTTAATTTCTAATTTTATTGTATTGGGAATCTTTCACTGGGGCGCAGATGGGGCAACATTTACGATTTGTTTGTGTGAAGGTTTAGTTTTTGCTTTGTTTATTTGGTTGTGTCGTAAAGATTTAGACCTTCATTATTTGTTTAAAGGAAGTTGGAAAAGTTTACTAATTTTTCTTATTGTTTTAGGAACCGGATATTTCTTGCCATTACATTTTAGCCTTTTTATTAACTTAGTAATTAGAACAGTTTTCATCACAGTTTTGGCCGTTATATTGTCAATAATTTTTAAATTAGAAATAGTTGACGATCTCAAGAAAGTATTTGTTAGACACACATCTTAATTACAAAAAATCCCCAGAAAGCTACGATTTTCTGGGGATTTTCGATAACAAAGTTTATTCAAAAAATTCAACAAAAGTTGGTTCGTGAAGTTTTATATTTTTTTGTTGGATCTTAAGACTTCCATTATCCAATATTTTAAACAAAGTGCCATTATCGGTATTTTGGTTTCCAACAAATAGTAACTTATAATGATCATTTATTGCAAAATCGCGAGGAAAATCACCTTCTGTAGAAATATTTTGAATTTCTTTTAATTTTGCTCCATTGTTTTTAACTTCAAAAACAATAATTGAATTAAATCCTCGATTAGCAGCGTAAAGATGAGTTCCATCTTTAGAGATCTTGATTGCACTTGCTCCATTATGTCCATCATAACCAGCAGGGATTGTTGGATAAGATTCGATTTCTTCAATTTGTTCGCCATAACTAAAGATTTTTATTTCACTTCCTAACTCGCCAATGCAATAAAAATAATTTCCGTTGGGATTAAAAATTATATGTCTTGGGCCAAAACCAGGATCTACTTTAATTTTTTGTGATACAGATAGCTTTTTATTTGAGGTTTCGAATAAAATAATTTCGTCAGTCCCAAGATCACAGCTAATTAATTTTTCATCTGGAGTAAGATCAATATAATGAAAATGAGAGGAATCCTGTTCATCTTTAATTCCTTTGCCGTGGTTAGTATAAGAATCCAAAAGATCTATTTTTCCATCATTTGATAAAGAATATAAATTGACAGTTCCAGC
Proteins encoded in this window:
- a CDS encoding oligosaccharide flippase family protein, which encodes MKKLVQNLIYNGLYQAIYVVLPFITLPYVQRVFTNKQIGINSYVNSIPLFLSVLIGMGMIQIGPKIIASSDKADYYDEVTKLWGIQFFVGITTLIVYTIFVFLFLDFKVYFLFEIPYLIGYIFDLSWYFWGTGEAKEVIIRNTLIKVVITISIFVFIHSSKDLWIYILINSVTYLANLIFFARMQKDLGKRIRLKDLSFKNKYLKSAIIVVIPLLATKVYTSFDQTLVKFLSNAVQLSYYSQVQVLITAVYTVIASTSSILMPKLAELEAKQSKDQMLKLLKKSLQYTLILSLFCAAGLMVNAHDFMLWYSGPRYYDSINNLFFASMIVVFIPVGGVFSNQYLLAEGKYVRYSVPTLLAAGISLISNFIVLGIFHWGADGATFTICLCEGLVFALFIWLCRKDLDLHYLFKGSWKSLLIFLIVLGTGYFLPLHFSLFINLVIRTVFITVLAVILSIIFKLEIVDDLKKVFVRHTS
- a CDS encoding lactonase family protein, whose amino-acid sequence is MNIITGGYTKKNSQGIYISKINMQTYEVSDPSLLIKIDNPTYLVIFDETIISILKNKDQGGIACFKKQGENFKKVSEYVKDQTPPAYVAVNKEHNLIFDANYHAGTVNLYSLSNDGKIDLLDSYTNHGKGIKDEQDSSHFHYIDLTPDEKLISCDLGTDEIILFETSNKKLSVSQKIKVDPGFGPRHIIFNPNGNYFYCIGELGSEIKIFSYGEQIEEIESYPTIPAGYDGHNGASAIKISKDGTHLYAANRGFNSIIVFEVKNNGAKLKEIQNISTEGDFPRDFAINDHYKLLFVGNQNTDNGTLFKILDNGSLKIQQKNIKLHEPTFVEFFE